The window ACTCCACCATCACCTCCACTGCCTTAGTGATGCGGCGCGCGCGCGACTCGGGATTGCGGTAATAGAAGATGGCCAGCAGTTGCGCCCGCCGCTGCCCCGGCGTCATGCGCTGCCAGCCCTCACGCGCCTTTGGGTTCCGAGCCAGAGCGGCCTGAATCAGCGGCGGCAG of the Terriglobales bacterium genome contains:
- a CDS encoding YdeI/OmpD-associated family protein; the encoded protein is LPPLIQAALARNPKAREGWQRMTPGQRRAQLLAIFYYRNPESRARRITKAVEVMVEYAEKGEAKARRE